From one Bacillus sp. FJAT-42376 genomic stretch:
- a CDS encoding GNAT family N-acetyltransferase produces MNIRKLKIDEKPPMDLLLLADPSPSAVEDYRKRGECFIAERDEKIMGVYILLASRPETAELVNVAVAEDEQGKGIGKRLVMDADHTAKRKGFKTIEVGTGNSGIGQITLYQKCGFRIVGVDLDFFIRRYPEEIFENGIPCRDMIRLSQDL; encoded by the coding sequence ATGAACATTAGAAAACTTAAGATCGATGAAAAGCCGCCGATGGACTTGCTTTTGCTGGCTGACCCTTCTCCCTCTGCTGTTGAGGACTATAGGAAAAGGGGAGAATGCTTTATTGCGGAACGTGATGAAAAAATAATGGGGGTTTATATCCTCCTTGCCAGCAGGCCTGAAACAGCTGAACTGGTGAATGTTGCGGTTGCAGAAGACGAGCAGGGGAAAGGCATTGGAAAACGGCTGGTCATGGATGCGGATCATACAGCCAAACGGAAAGGATTCAAAACCATTGAAGTGGGTACAGGGAATTCAGGGATCGGACAGATAACTTTGTATCAAAAATGCGGATTTCGAATAGTGGGGGTTGACCTGGATTTTTTTATTCGCAGGTATCCGGAGGAAATTTTTGAAAACGGCATACCGTGCAGAGATATGATTCGGCTGTCGCAAGATTTATGA